In Hypomesus transpacificus isolate Combined female chromosome 25, fHypTra1, whole genome shotgun sequence, one DNA window encodes the following:
- the LOC124487195 gene encoding N-acyl-aromatic-L-amino acid amidohydrolase (carboxylate-forming) B-like: protein MEAKVVYLPKLSRVAVCGGTHGNELSGVYLVRERLKTRKKVEEDELVSVMTVMSNPRAVQQGRRYTETDLNRCFTHATLSSSTSDKTPYEIVRSRELNSQLGPKGSPKAVDLICDLHNTTANMGLCLISYSDCDWICLHIFRYLQSSMPDTPVRYIHFDLPIGEAYSLDSVGKHGFAIEIGPQPHGVVRSNIYTMMQQGVQHMLDWVHLFNSGTQFEGGAVDLYTMVKNVDYPRDRETHNIIAAVHPQLQDRDFCLLHPNEPLFQTFSGETMTYKGPEPFYPFFINECAYYEKGIALSLARRRNVEIPSIQLERK, encoded by the exons ATGGAGGCGAAGGTGGTGTATTTGCCGAAACTTTCCCGCGTCGCCGTGTGCGGTGGTACCCACGGCAACGAGCTGTCAGGGGTGTacctggtgagagagagactgaaaacgaggaagaaggtggaggaggacgagcTGGTGTCCGTCATGACGGTGATGTCCAATCCTCGCGCCGTCCAGCAGGGCCGGAGGTACACGGAGACCGACCTGAACCGCTGCTTCACGCACGCCACCCTCAG TTCCTCAACATCTGACAAAACTCCTTATGAAATAGTGCGGTCCCGAGAGCTGAACTCTCAGCTGGGTCCTAAAGGGAGTCCCAAGGCAGTGGATCTGATATGCGACCTCCACAACACCACTGCCAACATGGGCTTGTGCCTCATCTCCTACTCAGACTGTGACTGGATCTGTTTGCACATCTTCAGATACCTGCAG AGTTCGATGCCTGACACACCTGTGAGGTACATTCACTTTGACCTCCCGATCGGTGAGGCATATTCCCTTGACTCCGTAGGCAAACATGGCTTTG CAATTGAGATTGGGCCTCAGCCGCACGGTGTTGTAAGGTCCAACATCTACACCATGATGCAACAAGGGGTCCAGCACATGCTAGACTGGGTCCACCTCTTTAACTCAG GAACGCAATTTGAGGGAGGAGCGGTGGATTTGTACACCATGGTGAAGAACGTTGACTACCCCAGAGACCGAGAGACCCACAACATCATCGCAGCGGTTCATCCCCAACTCCAG GATCGTGACTtctgcctcctccaccccaacGAGCCCCTGTTTCAGACCTTCTCAGGAGAGACCATGACGTACAAGGGGCCTGAGCCTTTCTATCCGTTCTTCATCAACGAGTGTGCTTATTATGAGAAGGGCATTGCACTATCCCTGGCACGGAGAAGGAATGTGGAAATACCCTCCATTCAGttagagagaaaatga
- the LOC124487196 gene encoding claudin domain-containing protein 1-like, whose translation MVDNRYATALVIGCVLSILATVYLSVAVGTQHWYQYTSPTVRGEANVSELRTLHDEFMDGEFDEKTYSDTVFRLNGTMGLWWRCVLVPAHTHWYKEPDAKMEMECVSFTLPQQFIPKYKEPGNHNSGEDMLRTYLWRCQFILPLVSLGMVVLAGLIGFCACLCQSLAPTLGIGVLHLLAGLCTLATVCCYLAGMDLLHRVSVLPDKVDGSLGWSLYLALISSPLHMMAAALLVWAARSHSQNYYRMTAYRVA comes from the exons ATGGTTGACAACCGTTACGCCACGGCGTTGGTCATCGGCTGTGTCCTTAGCATACTGGCCACTGTTTACCTGTCAGTGGCGGTCGGGACGCAACACTGGTACCAGTACACCAGTCCCACGGTGCGCGGGGAGGCTAACGTTTCCGAACTGCGCACTCTGCATGACGAGTTTATGGATGGGGAATTTGACGAGAAAACCTACAGCGACACTGTATTTCGTCTCAACGGGACCATGGGCCTTTGGTGGCGGTGTGTGCTGGTACCAGCGCACACCCACTGGTACAAGGAACCAG ATGCGAAGATGGAAATGGAGTGTGTTAGCTTTACTTTGCCACAGCAGTTCATCCCCAAGTACAAAGAACCAGGGAATCACAACAGTGGGGAAGACATGTTGCGTACTT ACCTATGGAGGTGCCAGTTTATCCTTCCACTGGTGTCCCTTGGTATGGTTGTGCTGGCTGGATTGATAGGTTTCTGTGCCTGCCTCTGTCAAAGTCTTGCCCCCACATTGGGAATAGGAGTACTCCACCTGTTGGCTG GGCTTTGTACACTAGCCACAGTATGCTGCTACCTGGCTGGCATGGACCTCCTTCACAGGGTGTCAGTGCTCCCCGACAAGGTGGATGGATCTCTGGGCTGGTCCCTTTACCTGGCTCTTATCTCCTCACCACTACATatgatggcagcagcactgCTGGTGTGGGCCGCACGCAGCCACAGCCAGAACTACTACCGCATGACAGCTTACAGGGTGGCTTAA